The Corticium candelabrum chromosome 17, ooCorCand1.1, whole genome shotgun sequence genome has a segment encoding these proteins:
- the LOC134192845 gene encoding putative ammonium transporter sll0108: MLAAASGSITAITYERHRESKESRQWRVSTAINGSLVGLVAISAGVSSVYPYGAFCIGGVAGVVYVHATEGIKRWRVDDPIDAISIHLGGGLWGVLAVPFLDQRHGLLYKGNRASLVLIAWNIGGVLLIILWTLLWSSVLFGILTCLDILRVSPDSESRGLDQLVHGEKAYPGMPNHHRTDEAKEVSLASQLSKEEVRRKTEMRIEVPGDEWVENEVKFTEIVAFDGMEESAV, from the exons ATGCTGGCAGCAGCGAGTGGCAGCATCACAGCAATTACGTACGAACGACACAGAGAGAGTAAAGAGTCTAGACAGTGGAGGGTTTCTACAGCAATAAACGGCAGTTTGGTTGGATTG GTGGCTATTAGCGCTGGCGTAAGTTCGGTTTACCCGTATGGGGCATTTTGTATTGGAGGAGTGGCTGGTGTAGTGTATGTTCACGCAACAGAAGGAATAAAGAGATGGAGAGTGGACGATCCCATAGACGCTATTTCAA TTCATTTAGGAGGCGGACTCTGGGGAGTCCTTGCTGTTCCGTTTCTTGATCAAAGACATGGACTACTTTACAAAGGTAACCGTGCATCCCTGGTTCTAATTGCTTGGAACATCGGCGGCGTTCTTCTTATAATTTTGTGGACTCTGCTTTGGAGTTCTGTTCTATTTGGCATTCTGACATGTTTGGACATTCTGCGTGTATCACCCGATTCCGAAAGTAGAG GTCTCGATCAGCTGGTTCACGGGGAAAAAGCTTATCCAGGCAT GCCAAATCATCATCGCACAGATGAAGCCAAGGAGGTGTCGTTAGCTTCGCAGCTCTCTAAAGAGGAAGTGAGAAGGAAAACAGAAATGCGCATTGAAGTGCCTGGCGATGAATGGGTTGAAAATGAGGTAAAATTTACCGAGATTGTCGCTTTTGATGGCATGGAGGAGTCTGCTGTCTAA